A region from the Bacteroidota bacterium genome encodes:
- a CDS encoding GyrI-like domain-containing protein: METPIERPAFTVAGFSARTTNAREMSGEGVIAAMWQRVLSEGLIEKIPNRVDDNVIALYSNYESDLNGEYDFLIGARVKTAEFIAGLTVVTVPSARYAVLHSESGPSWKTVPETWKKVWETFGEERSYIADFELYDGRAADPHNMVVEVWVGVKR, encoded by the coding sequence ATGGAGACGCCTATCGAGCGTCCTGCATTCACCGTTGCTGGCTTCTCTGCGCGCACAACAAACGCGCGCGAGATGTCCGGCGAGGGCGTGATTGCCGCCATGTGGCAGCGCGTCCTTTCCGAAGGGCTGATTGAGAAAATTCCTAATCGTGTCGATGACAACGTGATCGCGCTCTATTCGAATTACGAATCGGATCTGAATGGCGAGTACGATTTTCTAATCGGCGCACGAGTGAAGACAGCTGAGTTTATCGCTGGACTGACAGTTGTGACTGTTCCATCCGCTCGCTATGCTGTCCTCCATTCGGAATCCGGTCCATCATGGAAGACGGTGCCGGAAACGTGGAAGAAGGTCTGGGAGACGTTCGGTGAGGAACGCTCATACATCGCCGACTTCGAACTCTACGACGGTCGCGCCGCCGACCCGCACAACATGGTTGTGGAAGTGTGGGTCGGAGTCAAAAGATGA
- a CDS encoding thioesterase family protein, which translates to MASRFSIEERVRWSDVDRAGIIYFGSYVRFFEIAETEMFREMGFPFSMANEQLNMYAVRAQFHVDFEAPAFLDDLIRAHLWVTHIGTTSFRLEFEMDRALSTQGRIGERLVTGHCVLVAVDREYYRPAPIPDRLRDALQAYLVTNG; encoded by the coding sequence GTGGCATCTCGGTTCTCTATTGAAGAGCGCGTGCGCTGGTCCGATGTCGATCGGGCCGGTATCATCTATTTTGGCAGTTATGTTCGGTTTTTCGAGATCGCCGAGACAGAAATGTTTCGGGAAATGGGTTTTCCATTCTCGATGGCGAACGAACAATTGAATATGTATGCCGTCCGCGCGCAATTTCATGTCGATTTTGAAGCCCCCGCCTTTCTGGATGACTTGATCCGCGCTCACCTCTGGGTAACCCACATCGGTACGACGTCATTTCGGCTGGAATTCGAAATGGACCGCGCACTTTCGACTCAGGGCCGAATCGGCGAACGGCTGGTGACTGGCCATTGCGTACTCGTGGCCGTCGATCGCGAATACTACCGTCCGGCCCCAATTCCGGACCGATTACGGGATGCATTGCAGGCCTATCTCGTAACAAACGGGTAG